GTTCCCCTGCCCCATCGCCAGCATCCCGATAATTCCGGCCAGCGGCAGGATGTACATTGCATCCACCTTGAGCTTGGTCAGCGCCTCAATCCCCGAGATCGAACCAATCGGGTTGATCATCAGCAGGACGATCGCAACCAGCGGGGCCACAATGGCTCTGCTGAGCGGCGGATACACGGCGTTGTTTGCATTTTCGCTGCCGTTAGCTGCTTCTTCGTCGGTGACCTTAATTCCTTTGGACTTCAGCATAGAGGCGAGGATAACGGTTACAATTAATCCGCAGATGGCCGGAATGACGCCTGCCAGCATCACATGGCTTAAGTCGAGATCGAAGCCGCGCGCCGCAGCAATTGTATTCGGATTCGGCGAGATAATGTTCCCTGCCTTCCCCCCGCCGGACAACGCCAGCAGCAGCGCCAGCTTGGAGATTCCCATCTTGTTGCCGACAGATAAGGCGATCGGCGCTACAATCAACACCGCTACCGGGATGAATACACCCATCGCCGTAATGACCATCGTTGCCAGCGCGAGGGCGAGGATAGCTTTGCTTCCGCCGAACTTTTTCACAATCGCCTGGGCTATCGCTTCCGCCGCTCCCGACTCCATCATCACACCGGCAAGCACACCGGCGGCCAGCACCCGCAGCACCGTGCCCATAACACTTTGCGTACCGCTTACAAGAACGCTTACAGTCTGTTCGAGATTGGCTCCCCCGATCAGCGCGCCTACGATGGCCCCCAGGAACAGTGCGTAGACCGGATTCAATTTCTTCAGAATCAGAATAATGGCAATTGCCAGTCCTGCCAGTGCCCCGTACCAACCAATGATTAACCCTTCCATTTTCAAAAATCCCCCTAACTACTTGTTGAACACGCTCTCATTATACGGCCCTTGAGCAGCAAAAGAATATTGATGAACGGACGAAATGCATTGTGCAAGTGACCAACGGAAAAAGTGATGTTTCGCACAGTTTGGTGGGGGGAGTACACTTGGCCCGGCTGCCTCCCACGCGTCCAATGTGTTCGGTTTTTCGATTACATTTGGTCCACGCGCCGCAGCCAGTCCAATTGTGTTCGGTTTTTCGCATACATTCGATCCACGCGCCGCGCCTAGTCCAATTGTGTTCGGTTTTTCGATTACATTTGATCCACGCGCTGCATCCAGTCCAATTGTGTTCGGTTTTTCGATTACATTCGGTCCACGCGCCGCATCCAGTCCAATTGTGTTCGGTTTTTCGCATACATTCGATCCACGCGCCGCATCCAGTCCAATTGTGTTCGGTTTTTCGCATACATTCGATCCACGCGCCGCAGCCAGTCCAATTGTGTTTGGTTTTTCGCATACATTTGGTCCACGCACCGCATCCAGTCCAATTGTGTTCGGTTTTTCGCATACATTCGATTCACGCGCCGCAGCCAGTCCAATTGTGTTCGGTTTTTCGCACACATTCGGTCTGCTCAGTTGTCCTCGGGTTATCTGTTGGGGAGAACATAACGCTGCTGGGCGGTTGGGCTGCTGGAGAGTAGTTGTTGAGGTGATCGGCTGCTAGTCGGTGGGGTGCTGATGGCTAGTGAGTTAGTAGGCTAATCCTGCTACCTTCTGCGGACTCACAGTACGCTATTTGTGGATTTGCCGGGTTTATGAACCGTTCGCGGACCGTGAGGCCGTTATCCTCCATATGGAGGGTCCATTTGACTAACAATTGCTGCAATAAGCGCATTTCTAATTGCATTCAGTCCGCGAACAGGGTCAAAACGGCTTGTTCGGCCGAATTAGCGGAATCTCAGTCCGCAGGCAGCGTTTGGACGAGGTTTGGGCGAGGATTGCTGCGGCTTGGGGTTTTGCGTGGATGGATGCGGCGGGATGCGACGAAGGATGGTGGTAGCGGACGGTGCGGCGAGAGAATATGCGGATAGGGACGGCAGGCAGCGAGGTCTGGACGAGGCTTAGGCGAGGATTACTGCGGCTTGGGGGTTTTGCGTGGATGGATGCGGCGGATGAACTACAGCACGAAATACTATCAAAAAATAATCCCATCCCCCGCAACATTACATATATTGGCTAAACATTTCGCGCTATACTCTATTGTAAGCGTTATTACACTCATGTGCTTACGGAGGGGATTGTATTCGTGTATACCCGCATCATCACCTTGATGAACAACCTGAGGCTCAGGACCAAGCTTTTCCTCTCGTTCGGCAGTGTCGTGCTGATTCCGGTGCTTATCGTGGGGGTATTTCTAACCAGTGAGCTGCGGAACATGGCGATGAACAATGCGCTGGAGCAGGTGGCCGCCAATGTGGACCGGGTCAAAAAGCGGACCAGCGAGATGCTGAACATCCCGCTGGATATCGCTTACCGCCTGTCCAACGACAGCCGGCTGGAGGAAGCCGCGAACCACCGCTATGAATCCGTCTATGATGTCGTCCAGGCCTATTGGGAGTATCCCGACTTCCGCGATTTCGTCCGGCTGTACAAGGAAATCTCCAGCATCCGGCTGTATATCAACAACCCGACGGTACTGAACAATTGGGAATTCCTCCAGGCCGATCCGGCGGTTACACAGGAGCCGTGGTACCAGCTGGCTCTCAGCCAGAAGGGCCTAGCCTTCTGGAGTTATATTCCCGATACCCGCAACGGCCAGTATTATCTCAGCCTGATCCGCAAGGTTGATTTCCTCAAGCAGCGGACCAACGGGGTACTGGTCATCAACGTCAATTCGGAGCAGCTCAGCAGCATCCTGAACCAGGAGACGTTCGAGACGATCATTGTCGATGAGAATGACAATATTGTGGCCTCCAACCGCGCGGGAACGCTCGGCAAGAACCTGCAGGAGATCAACCTGAAGCCGCACTCCACGCTCTCCGGCCACGGAACGGCAGATATTACGATTGACGGGCAATCCTTCAAAATGCTGGTCGATGACTGGCATCCCTCCGGCAGTCTGAACAGCCTGCGGATTATCTCGATTTTCTCGGTAGAGAGCATTGTGAGTGAGCCAAACCGCATTATCTCGCTCGCTACCACTGTTATTATCTCCTCCCTCATTCTCGCAATTATCCTGATCTATTACTTCTCGCGCCTGCTCACCGGGCGGATGCTGCACTTAAGTAAGCATATCTCCAAGGTCGCCTCCGGAAACCTGGGGGCCAGGCTGGTGATTGACGGCAAGGACGAAATCGGCCAGCTGGCCCGGCAGTTCAATCATATGGTGAATAATATCAACGAGCTGATGAGCGAGGTGCAGGAATCCAACCGCCAGAAGAACGCGATTGAGCTGAAACAGAATGAAATCAAATTCAAAATGATGGCCAGCCAGATCAACCCCCACTTCCTGTTCAACGCGCTGGAATCGATCCGCATGAAGGCCCATACCCGCGGGCAGACCGATATTGCCCAAGTCGTCCGGCTGCTGGGCAAGATGATGCGCAAGAATCTGGAGGTTGCCGGAGGCCGGATCACCCTGCAAAGCGAGCTGGAGACGGTGAACTGCTACCTGGTCATCCAGAAATTCCGTTACAATGACCGGCTTGCCTATGAGCTCTACGTCGATCCGGCCGCCAATGCGGTCCTGATCCCGCCGCTGATCATCCAGCCGCTGGTCGAGAATTGCGTCATTCATGGCCTGGAAGACCGGATGGACGGAGGAATGGTCCGTGTGGACATCCGGGTGGAGGATGCTCTGCTCAAGGTTGAGGTATCCGATAACGGCATCGGAATACCGGCAGCCCGGCTGGCAGAGCTCCGGGAGATGCTGGACAACAATGACGGCTATGAGACCCACAGTATCGGAATGCGCAATATCCATCTGCGCCTGAAGCTGACCTACGGCCCGGAATGCGGCCTGGTCCTGGCCAGCCAGAGCGGATACGGCACACAAATCAGCTTCGCCATCCCCCTAAGGAGTGATTCATATGTATAGTGTGTTAATCGTCGATGATGAGCTGTCCATCCGTGAAGGCCTGACCACACTGCTCGACTGGGAGAGCCTCGGCTACCGGGTAGTGGATACGGCCGCCAATGCGGTGGAAGCCCGGCACAAGGCGGAGCTGTACTCCCCGGATCTGATGATTGTCGATATCCGCATGCCCGGGAAGGACGGGCTGGAGCTGATCCGCGAGCTGCGCGAGGCCGAAGCGGAGATGCACATCCTTATTCTGAGCGGCTATGCCGATTTCAGCTATGCCCGGCGTGCGCTGTCATACGACATCGATAATTATCTGCTCAAGCCGGTGGATGAGGAGGAGCTGCAGTGCTACTTGACCGGCCTGTCTGCACAGCTGGCCGAGCAGGCCGCCAAGCGGAAGAACCATGCGGCTGCCAAGGTATGGAGCCGGGAGATGCTGGTCCAGTCCCTGCTGCTGGAGCACAGCATGGGTCCCTCGTCCGCTCTGATGGACTCCGCGCTGGAGGCCGGGCTGCTCTGGGATGCGTACCAGATTGTCCTGATCCGCCTGCTGCTGCAGGATTATGCCGACAACCGTCCGGCCGCCGCCGTCAAATCCCGGCTGACATCCAGTCTGGAAGGCAGCGAGCGGGGCATCGTCTTCTCGCTGGACTCTTATCTGGGTGTGCTGCTTCAGCCTTCTTACCAGAAGGAGCTGGTCAGCCAGATGATGGTTCGGCAGATTAATGAGGCTGCCGCCGCAGAGGGGGTGGAATGCATCATCACTGCAGGAGACCGCGTGGAGCGTCTGGAGGCGTTGCCGGTCTCCCATCAATCGGCGCTGGCCCGGATGAAGGACCACTTCTTCTATGACGAGCCGGGGATGATCGGCCCGGATTCCCGCAAGCTGAAGCTGGGACAGCCCGTCAATCCCCAGGAAGCCGAGCGCCGGCTGATGCCGGTGATGGACCGGCTGTATTACGCCATGGACACCGGTAACCTTGCTGCAATCTCCGGCCTGATCCAGGAGACGGGGGAGCTGATGACCGCTGCCGGATTATCCGAGATGGCGGTGAAATCGTTCTATGTCCGGGCGGTCACCTCCATCTCCGGCAAGCTCTCGGTCCACTACAAGGAGCTGGGTCCGGCGCAGAGCCGGATGGACGGACAGGTCGAGCAAATCTACCGGCATACCTCTCTGCCCGGGCTGCAGCGCTATATCACCGGTCTGCTGGAGCAGTATGCCGGGAACATTATCCGCGATGATATGGAGGTGCTGATGAAGCGGATGGTCGATCTGATCCACCGGCACTATGCCGAGAATCTGAAGCTGGAGACGCTGGCCGATGTATTCACTTACAGCAGCGCCTACTTAGGCAAGCTCTTCAAGAACAGCATGGGCTGCTCCTTCAATGCGTATCTGGATACGATCCGTATTGAGAAGGCCAAGGAGCTGCTGGACCAGGGCAGCAAAATCCATCAGGCCGCAAGCCAGGTCGGGTTCAGCGATGTCGACTATTTCCGCGAAAAGTTCAAGAAAATCGAGGGCATCTCCCCCTCCGCCTACCGCAGGCGCGGACTGGAGCCGGAGGACAATTTTTCAGAAAGCGCTTACGAAAATGACTGATTTCTCCCTGTTTTTCCGCTCAAATCTTCGGGTGTTGCCTGATTTACCGGGAGTTTATGATAAAGCTATATCGAAGGAGGGACATAAATGAAAGCGATTACCACCGCAGTGAAGCGCGAGCCGGACAAATCCCCCTCCCGCTTCTGGGCAAAGTTCCGGCAGCAGAAGTACCTCTATATGATGGCTGTCCCTTTTGTCCTCTGGGCGTTCGTCTTCAGCTATTTGCCGCTCTGGGGATGGACGATGGCCTTCCAGAAGTATAAGCCGGGCAAATCCTTTTTCGAGCAAAAATGGGTCGGACTCCAGTACTTCCGCGAGCTGTTCCAGGATGAGCAGTTCTTCAACGCCCTGCGCAATACCCTGGCGATGAGCCTTATGGGGCTGCTGGCCGGCTTCATTATTCCCGTAATCTTCGCCGTGCTGCTCAATGAGGTCAGGCTGCAGGTGCTGAAGCGCTTCGTCCAGACGGTCTCCTATCTGCCGCACTTCGTCTCCTGGGTGGTCGCCGCCGGGATCATTACCAAGATGCTCTCCACCGACAACGGTGCCGTGAACGATCTGCTCATGGGCCTGCATATCATCAACGAGCCGATCCAGTTCATGGCCAAGGGCAATCTGTTCTGGGGTATTGTGACCGCCTCGGATGTCTGGAAGGAGACCGGCTGGAACACAATTATCTATCTCGCCGCCATCTCGGGGATCGGGCCGGAGCTGTACGAAGCTGCCAAAGTAGACGGCGCCAGCCGGCTGCAGCAGGTCCGTAACATTACGCTGCCGGGCATCCGGGGAACGATCATTATCCTGCTGATTATGTCCATCGGCCACCTGATCAGCATCGGGTTCGAGAAGCAGTTCCTGCTCGGCAACAATCTGGTGCGCGACTATTCCCAGACGCTTGACCTGTATGCGCTTAATTACGGGCTCGGTATGGGTCGGTTCTCCTTCGGGACGGCGATTAATATTTTCAACTCTGTGGTGAGTGTGATTCTGCTCTTTACAGCCAACGGCATCTTCAAAAAAATTACCAAGGAAAGCATCATATAGGAGGCCCATATGTCCATGAAAAAACTGGCCGCCGCATCCTGGTCGGACCGCATCTTCGATTTGGTTGTCTATCTTGCGATTACCGTGGTGACCGTGGCTACGCTGTACCCTTTTCTGAACGTGCTGGCGATCTCCTTCAACGATTCCACCGACAGCATCAAGGGCGGAATTACAATCTATCCCCGGATGTTCACCCTGAAGAACTATGAGACTATCTTCGCCTACTCCGGACTGATGACCGGCTTCAAAATCTCGATCCTGCGCACCATTGTCGGCACTCTGCTCGGACTGATCAGCGGCTCCATGCTGGCCTTCACCCTAAGCCGGGTGGACTTCCAGGGCCGCAGGTTCGTCTCCACCTTCCTGGCGCTGACGATGTATGTATCGGGCGGTCTGATTCCGTTCTACATCCTGATCAAGGATCTGCATATGATGGGCACCTTCAGCGTCTACGTCCTGCCCGGCCTGGTCAGCGCCTTCAATGTGTTCGTCATCCGCTCGTTCATCGACGGCCTGCCTTATGCCCTGCAAGAGTCGGCGAAGCTGGACGGGGCCAATGACTTCACCATCTACTGGCGGGTGATTCTGCCGCTGACCAAGCCCGCGCTGGCTACCATTGCCCTGTTCCTGGCCGTCGGCCAGTGGAATGCCTGGATTGACACCTACCTGTACAACGGCTCGAAGGATTCCCTGACGACGCTGCAATTCGAGCTGATGAAGGTCATTCAGAGCACAACCACCAATGCGGACAACTTCCGCGGCCGGAATATGACTGAGGTCATGGCCCAGATCTCCCCCGAATCGGTCAAAATGGCGATTACCATCGTAGTCACAGTTCCTATTCTGGTGGTCTATCCGTTCCTGCAGCGCTATTTCGTCAAAGGCATGACGCTGGGTTCGGTCAAAAGCTAGTCTGCTCACGGTATCTTCAGGCTGAGGCCTGTGCATACAATATGATTTTCACCAGACAAAAGGGAGGGTTTCTATTCATGACAAGAAAGACGGCGAAACCGTATGTGGCGCTGATGCTTCTGACCTTGCTGCTCAGTGTGCTGGCCGGCTGCGGCGGAAGCAATAACGGCAACTCCAAGAATGCAGCTGAGGACACCGGAGCCAAGGCTACCAACAGCAGCACCCCTGCCGCCAGCAGTGAAGCCACGGCTGCTGCGGAGGATTTAAGCCCGCTGACCTTATCCTTCTTCGCTGAAGACCCGAATCCGAACTGGAACAACATGCAGGATGAGATCAGCAAGGTCATTACGCAGAAAACAGGCGTGACCCTTGATGCCGAATTCGCAGTCGGTGATCCGCAGCAGAAGATCGCCCTGATCGCAGCCGGCGGCGAGTATCCCGATATTATATCCGCCAAGGGCGATATCGGCAAGCTGGTGGATGCCGGTGCCGTCATTGACCTGACCGATCTCATTGATAAACATGCCCCTAACATCAAACGGGTGCTGGGCGACAATCTGGCCCGGTCCAAATACACGAACGAAGACCAGTCCATCTACGCCATCCCGACCTGGGCGGCTGTAGACGAGAAGAAATTCGTGGCCGGCGGCGGCTTCGAGCTGCAGCACCGGGTCGTGAAGGAAGCCGGGTATCCGGAGATCCGCACGGTGCAGGATTATGAGAACGTGATCAAAGCCTATCTGGAGAAGCATCCGACCGACGAGAACGGCAACAAAAACATCGGCGTCTCCCTCAACGCAGATGACTGGCATATGTATATTTCCGTCACCAACCCTGCGGTAGCTACTACCGGCGGCTCCGATGACGGCGAATATTACATCGACCAGGAGACGCATGAAGCGATCTATCACTTCCGCCGTCCGGAAGAGAAGGAATATTTCCGCTGGCTGAACCACATGAATGACATCGGTCTGCTTGACAAGGAGAGCTTCGTG
This region of Paenibacillus sp. FSL K6-1096 genomic DNA includes:
- a CDS encoding SLC13 family permease, producing MEGLIIGWYGALAGLAIAIILILKKLNPVYALFLGAIVGALIGGANLEQTVSVLVSGTQSVMGTVLRVLAAGVLAGVMMESGAAEAIAQAIVKKFGGSKAILALALATMVITAMGVFIPVAVLIVAPIALSVGNKMGISKLALLLALSGGGKAGNIISPNPNTIAAARGFDLDLSHVMLAGVIPAICGLIVTVILASMLKSKGIKVTDEEAANGSENANNAVYPPLSRAIVAPLVAIVLLMINPIGSISGIEALTKLKVDAMYILPLAGIIGMLAMGQGNKVLQYTSSGLSKMTATVLILIGAGGIAGLISASDLSAQVVHLIELSGISGTFLAPISGILMAAATASTSTGVIVATGSFGQAILNMGTAPLAAAVMVHTGATVIDSLPQGTYFHVTADSMKMTIKQRMGLIPYEALVGGTMTVVATIVYGFLL
- a CDS encoding sensor histidine kinase; its protein translation is MYTRIITLMNNLRLRTKLFLSFGSVVLIPVLIVGVFLTSELRNMAMNNALEQVAANVDRVKKRTSEMLNIPLDIAYRLSNDSRLEEAANHRYESVYDVVQAYWEYPDFRDFVRLYKEISSIRLYINNPTVLNNWEFLQADPAVTQEPWYQLALSQKGLAFWSYIPDTRNGQYYLSLIRKVDFLKQRTNGVLVINVNSEQLSSILNQETFETIIVDENDNIVASNRAGTLGKNLQEINLKPHSTLSGHGTADITIDGQSFKMLVDDWHPSGSLNSLRIISIFSVESIVSEPNRIISLATTVIISSLILAIILIYYFSRLLTGRMLHLSKHISKVASGNLGARLVIDGKDEIGQLARQFNHMVNNINELMSEVQESNRQKNAIELKQNEIKFKMMASQINPHFLFNALESIRMKAHTRGQTDIAQVVRLLGKMMRKNLEVAGGRITLQSELETVNCYLVIQKFRYNDRLAYELYVDPAANAVLIPPLIIQPLVENCVIHGLEDRMDGGMVRVDIRVEDALLKVEVSDNGIGIPAARLAELREMLDNNDGYETHSIGMRNIHLRLKLTYGPECGLVLASQSGYGTQISFAIPLRSDSYV
- a CDS encoding response regulator transcription factor — encoded protein: MYSVLIVDDELSIREGLTTLLDWESLGYRVVDTAANAVEARHKAELYSPDLMIVDIRMPGKDGLELIRELREAEAEMHILILSGYADFSYARRALSYDIDNYLLKPVDEEELQCYLTGLSAQLAEQAAKRKNHAAAKVWSREMLVQSLLLEHSMGPSSALMDSALEAGLLWDAYQIVLIRLLLQDYADNRPAAAVKSRLTSSLEGSERGIVFSLDSYLGVLLQPSYQKELVSQMMVRQINEAAAAEGVECIITAGDRVERLEALPVSHQSALARMKDHFFYDEPGMIGPDSRKLKLGQPVNPQEAERRLMPVMDRLYYAMDTGNLAAISGLIQETGELMTAAGLSEMAVKSFYVRAVTSISGKLSVHYKELGPAQSRMDGQVEQIYRHTSLPGLQRYITGLLEQYAGNIIRDDMEVLMKRMVDLIHRHYAENLKLETLADVFTYSSAYLGKLFKNSMGCSFNAYLDTIRIEKAKELLDQGSKIHQAASQVGFSDVDYFREKFKKIEGISPSAYRRRGLEPEDNFSESAYEND
- a CDS encoding ABC transporter permease subunit, coding for MKAITTAVKREPDKSPSRFWAKFRQQKYLYMMAVPFVLWAFVFSYLPLWGWTMAFQKYKPGKSFFEQKWVGLQYFRELFQDEQFFNALRNTLAMSLMGLLAGFIIPVIFAVLLNEVRLQVLKRFVQTVSYLPHFVSWVVAAGIITKMLSTDNGAVNDLLMGLHIINEPIQFMAKGNLFWGIVTASDVWKETGWNTIIYLAAISGIGPELYEAAKVDGASRLQQVRNITLPGIRGTIIILLIMSIGHLISIGFEKQFLLGNNLVRDYSQTLDLYALNYGLGMGRFSFGTAINIFNSVVSVILLFTANGIFKKITKESII
- a CDS encoding carbohydrate ABC transporter permease, whose amino-acid sequence is MSMKKLAAASWSDRIFDLVVYLAITVVTVATLYPFLNVLAISFNDSTDSIKGGITIYPRMFTLKNYETIFAYSGLMTGFKISILRTIVGTLLGLISGSMLAFTLSRVDFQGRRFVSTFLALTMYVSGGLIPFYILIKDLHMMGTFSVYVLPGLVSAFNVFVIRSFIDGLPYALQESAKLDGANDFTIYWRVILPLTKPALATIALFLAVGQWNAWIDTYLYNGSKDSLTTLQFELMKVIQSTTTNADNFRGRNMTEVMAQISPESVKMAITIVVTVPILVVYPFLQRYFVKGMTLGSVKS
- a CDS encoding ABC transporter substrate-binding protein, whose amino-acid sequence is MTRKTAKPYVALMLLTLLLSVLAGCGGSNNGNSKNAAEDTGAKATNSSTPAASSEATAAAEDLSPLTLSFFAEDPNPNWNNMQDEISKVITQKTGVTLDAEFAVGDPQQKIALIAAGGEYPDIISAKGDIGKLVDAGAVIDLTDLIDKHAPNIKRVLGDNLARSKYTNEDQSIYAIPTWAAVDEKKFVAGGGFELQHRVVKEAGYPEIRTVQDYENVIKAYLEKHPTDENGNKNIGVSLNADDWHMYISVTNPAVATTGGSDDGEYYIDQETHEAIYHFRRPEEKEYFRWLNHMNDIGLLDKESFVQKYDQYKAKVATGRVLGLIDQDWDYNDAQQALKTAGKFDQTYGHYPVTLTKDYKETSFWPTGFMGGYGISISTTNPDPVRTIKFLDYLASDEGQILNNWGIEGKHYVVENGKRVVPKEVQDRINNDNTAFTKETGIGFYWNMMVHYGDGAKDSTGNYYTKNFPEQLVIGYSDAEKETLKAYNATTWKDLFPKEEEFKEKAYGAAWNIAIPGEDEVSILANKMKDITWKRIPQAILAKPADFDKIWDDYMADLEKAGVKKMEAGFTKYVQDRVALWSSK